From the genome of Streptococcus marmotae, one region includes:
- a CDS encoding MurR/RpiR family transcriptional regulator, with protein sequence MENITVMAILLRLMNDSISNKTQFSIARGILKNFRQIPQISIYDLADLCFVSPASISRFVKSLGFSSFSEFKKECEGYISIDVDYSSNVLKAKGADILPLFERYTVSAKENLDYNLQNIDMDQIEKISDWIYKADDVVYLGLEFATILGQHYQKKMAECNKYIHLPWNFEQQREIIGDFSENSVAIIASLEGGYFYRSSEIIRMLKNKGSKVIAITMEHNSKLLRDADEIILCNKNNSETEGRLSLLHVIELLIMYYFINYK encoded by the coding sequence ATGGAAAATATTACGGTTATGGCAATTTTATTGCGACTCATGAATGATTCAATTTCAAATAAAACTCAGTTTTCCATCGCTAGAGGAATATTAAAGAATTTCAGGCAGATTCCACAAATATCCATTTATGATTTGGCAGATTTATGTTTTGTTTCTCCAGCTTCTATTTCAAGATTTGTAAAGTCATTAGGTTTTTCTTCTTTTAGCGAATTTAAAAAAGAATGTGAAGGTTATATTAGTATAGATGTTGATTATTCTTCTAATGTACTAAAAGCAAAAGGTGCAGATATTTTGCCACTATTTGAGCGATACACAGTCAGCGCGAAAGAAAATCTAGATTATAATCTACAAAATATTGATATGGATCAAATTGAAAAAATTTCCGATTGGATATATAAAGCTGATGATGTGGTCTACCTAGGATTAGAATTTGCGACTATTTTGGGACAACATTATCAAAAGAAAATGGCAGAATGCAATAAGTATATTCACCTACCTTGGAATTTTGAACAGCAGCGTGAGATTATAGGTGATTTTAGTGAGAATAGTGTTGCCATTATTGCTTCTCTTGAAGGGGGCTATTTTTACAGGTCAAGTGAAATTATCCGAATGCTAAAAAATAAAGGTTCGAAAGTTATTGCAATCACGATGGAACATAATTCCAAATTATTACGTGATGCGGATGAAATTATTCTATGTAATAAGAACAATTCGGAAACAGAGGGAAGATTATCTTTACTGCATGTCATTGAATTGTTAATAATGTATTATTTTATCAATTATAAATAA
- a CDS encoding alpha/beta hydrolase produces the protein MQDHKIDTKTLSAKDFIVTESKNTFNFMEAEKGVQETENQRKVLEVFTSDEKGYKKSNASEYITLTLKVGPTEGRYFYISPETFTNRYPDIYKLDIKLVNNASVTSSGSSVSKFVIKPEMEKLYTSVDNFAFDQYTASDGTTYQYAFYNPTQKSETLIVWLHGLGEGGVKNTDSKMPLLGNEAAILGKEEFQNSIGGANILVPQSPSFWMDKTGQDSLVEGRIISNGSSYYTKSLHELIAFYKEKTGSKKIIIAGCSNGGFMGMLLAKTYATEYDGYVLICEAMEDKFLTDEDIQTLKDLPLYFVYSKDDPLVVPQQYEEPTIQRLKLAGATKLETVIFDSVVNLDGNILDEEGKPYNFGGHSSWVYFFNNEVVNKDGQTIWEWISERVK, from the coding sequence ATTCAAGATCACAAGATAGATACAAAGACTCTTTCGGCAAAGGATTTTATTGTGACTGAATCAAAAAATACGTTTAATTTTATGGAAGCTGAAAAAGGTGTGCAGGAGACTGAGAATCAGCGAAAAGTTCTTGAGGTTTTTACTAGTGATGAAAAAGGATATAAAAAGTCAAATGCTTCAGAATATATAACGCTTACTCTTAAGGTAGGACCGACAGAAGGAAGATATTTTTATATTTCTCCAGAGACATTTACAAATCGCTATCCTGATATATATAAGTTGGATATTAAACTTGTGAATAATGCATCCGTAACTTCTTCGGGAAGCTCGGTTTCTAAATTCGTTATTAAACCCGAAATGGAAAAATTGTACACCTCTGTAGACAATTTCGCTTTTGATCAGTATACTGCTAGCGACGGGACAACTTATCAATATGCTTTTTATAATCCAACACAAAAAAGCGAAACCCTAATTGTTTGGTTACATGGTCTAGGAGAAGGAGGAGTAAAAAACACTGATTCCAAAATGCCGTTATTAGGAAATGAAGCAGCCATTTTGGGGAAAGAAGAATTTCAAAATTCAATCGGAGGGGCAAACATTTTAGTTCCTCAAAGTCCTAGTTTTTGGATGGATAAAACAGGACAGGACTCCCTAGTTGAAGGTAGAATTATTTCAAATGGAAGCTCCTACTATACGAAATCGTTGCATGAATTGATTGCATTTTATAAGGAAAAGACTGGTTCCAAAAAAATTATCATTGCAGGTTGTTCAAATGGTGGTTTTATGGGAATGCTACTTGCCAAGACCTATGCTACAGAATATGATGGATATGTACTAATTTGTGAGGCTATGGAAGACAAGTTTTTAACGGATGAAGATATTCAAACGTTAAAGGATTTGCCACTCTATTTCGTTTATTCCAAAGATGATCCGCTTGTTGTGCCGCAACAGTATGAGGAGCCTACGATTCAAAGGCTTAAACTTGCTGGAGCTACTAAATTAGAAACAGTTATTTTTGATAGTGTTGTTAATCTGGATGGAAATATTTTGGATGAAGAAGGAAAACCATATAATTTTGGCGGTCATTCATCCTGGGTATACTTCTTTAATAATGAAGTTGTTAATAAAGATGGTCAAACTATTTGGGAATGGATAAGTGAGCGAGTAAAATAA
- a CDS encoding IS3 family transposase (programmed frameshift), translated as MSRKPRRHFTDDFKKQIVDLYQAGKKRSELIREYELTPSTFDKWVKQSKTTGSFKTVDNLTAEQRELIALRKRNKELEMQVDILKQAAVIMAPKREVITANKDKYKIVDMCRCLNIPRSSYYYKAVEPVSEAEIEGKVRNIFSESKSRYGARKIKKCLEAEGICLSLRRIRRIMKRLNLVSVYQKAVFKPRSKGKNEAPIPNLLDRQFDQHKPLEALVTDLTYVRIDQRWAYVCLIIDLFNREIIGLSVGWQKTADLVKQAIQSIPYALTKVNLFHSDRGKEFDNQLIDEMLVAFGITRSLSQAGCPYDNAVAESTYRAFKIEFVYQEQFSTLEELAIKTRDYVHWWNHHRIHGSLNYQTPIAKRGIA; from the exons ATGTCTAGAAAACCACGTCGTCACTTCACCGATGATTTCAAAAAACAAATCGTTGACCTTTACCAAGCAGGGAAAAAGCGTAGTGAGCTCATCAGAGAATATGAGCTAACCCCTTCAACCTTCGATAAGTGGGTGAAACAATCCAAAACAACTGGATCGTTTAAGACCGTTGATAACCTTACTGCTGAACAGCGCGAGCTGATTGCCCTCAGAAAACGAAACAAAGAGCTTGAAATGCAGGTTGACATCTTAAAGCAAGCAGCGGTGATTATGGCGC CAAAAAGGGAAGTAATCACCGCTAATAAAGATAAATACAAAATTGTAGACATGTGCCGTTGCTTAAATATCCCGCGTTCTAGCTATTATTACAAAGCCGTTGAACCTGTATCTGAAGCAGAGATTGAAGGAAAGGTTAGAAACATTTTCTCTGAAAGCAAGTCCAGATACGGGGCTAGGAAAATCAAGAAATGCCTGGAAGCTGAAGGCATCTGCTTGTCTCTCCGACGGATTCGGCGCATCATGAAGCGCCTAAATTTGGTCTCTGTTTACCAGAAAGCTGTCTTCAAGCCTCGTTCTAAAGGGAAGAACGAAGCTCCCATTCCTAATCTCTTAGATCGACAATTCGACCAACACAAGCCTTTAGAAGCCCTTGTCACGGACTTGACCTATGTTCGTATAGACCAGCGTTGGGCTTACGTTTGCCTCATCATCGACCTCTTTAATCGAGAAATCATTGGCCTGTCAGTCGGTTGGCAGAAGACCGCAGATCTGGTAAAGCAAGCAATTCAGAGTATCCCTTATGCTTTAACCAAGGTCAATCTTTTTCATTCTGACCGTGGCAAGGAGTTCGATAATCAGCTGATTGATGAGATGCTAGTGGCCTTTGGTATCACCCGTTCTCTTAGTCAAGCTGGTTGCCCTTATGACAATGCCGTGGCTGAAAGCACCTACCGTGCTTTCAAGATTGAGTTTGTTTATCAAGAACAATTTTCAACACTGGAAGAACTGGCCATCAAGACAAGAGACTATGTCCACTGGTGGAACCATCATCGTATTCACGGTAGTCTCAATTACCAAACTCCCATAGCTAAGCGAGGTATCGCTTAA
- a CDS encoding alpha/beta hydrolase — translation MMLIQKIPLDANNEHVSLTTYILDESQELLVGKKRPAVLICPGGAYLNCSDREAEPVALRFAAMGYHAFVLRYHVFFDTPNGFERLLQGETFEPRKECQYPAAIRDIAHAMTIIYDHADEWFVDAEKIVLCGFSAGGHNVLNYAVHYDKPVIIDDFEAAKVKPAAVIAGYPISDYLYMKESVRYQDDIAQSLFKLSNLAFFGQEEPSDEELAEVSATRLVSHSTPPTFIWATAGDKLVPVGHSTRMATALADAGVPFEIHIYEEGNHGLALATQATATAKTDLNPIAAEWITAADIWLQKRFSLPLEEKGRWG, via the coding sequence ATGATGCTCATTCAAAAAATTCCTTTAGACGCGAATAATGAACATGTATCGTTAACGACTTATATTTTAGATGAATCACAGGAATTGTTGGTTGGTAAAAAAAGACCAGCAGTCTTAATTTGTCCAGGCGGGGCTTATTTAAATTGCTCTGATAGAGAAGCGGAGCCTGTAGCATTACGATTTGCTGCGATGGGATATCATGCCTTTGTTCTACGTTACCATGTCTTTTTTGATACACCAAATGGATTTGAGCGTTTGTTACAAGGCGAAACGTTTGAACCACGGAAAGAGTGTCAATATCCTGCTGCAATTCGTGATATAGCACATGCCATGACGATTATTTATGATCATGCCGATGAATGGTTCGTTGATGCTGAAAAAATAGTGCTTTGTGGCTTCTCAGCCGGAGGTCACAATGTCCTGAATTATGCTGTTCATTATGATAAACCAGTGATTATAGATGATTTTGAAGCTGCAAAGGTCAAGCCAGCAGCCGTTATTGCGGGTTATCCGATTTCAGATTACCTTTATATGAAAGAGTCTGTCCGCTATCAAGATGATATCGCACAAAGTCTTTTTAAATTGTCTAACCTTGCCTTTTTTGGACAAGAAGAGCCGAGTGATGAAGAGCTAGCAGAAGTGAGTGCCACAAGATTAGTAAGTCATTCGACTCCACCAACCTTTATTTGGGCAACAGCAGGTGACAAGCTTGTTCCAGTAGGCCATTCCACTCGTATGGCTACTGCTTTAGCTGATGCAGGTGTTCCATTTGAAATTCATATCTATGAGGAGGGGAATCATGGGTTAGCCTTAGCTACTCAAGCTACTGCAACAGCGAAAACAGACCTCAATCCTATCGCAGCTGAATGGATTACCGCGGCTGATATTTGGCTCCAAAAACGCTTTTCCCTACCATTAGAAGAAAAAGGTCGGTGGGGCTAA